The Streptomyces sp. NBC_00335 DNA window AACTGTTCGGACCCGCTCCGCACTTCGTGGACGGCGCGGTCTTCGACCCCGTCTACATGCGCATCGAGCCGCACCTGGTCACCGTCCACACCTTCGCGGGCACCATGGACCGGCAGTACCAGCACGCGCTCTGAGCGACCCACCGGGACTTTGGTCCCGAAGCGGAACGGCCCGGCGGCCATGTCGATGACATGGCCGCCGGGCCGTTCTCGTACCTCGGGACGACTACTCTGCGTCGGCCGGGTTGCCGTCGCCATCGGGCTTCGACGGCGTCGGCGACGGCGACGTCGGCTTCGACGGGCTCGGCGTGGGCGTCGGGGTCGGCGTGGGCGTCGGCGTGGGGGTCGGCGTCGGCGTGGGCGTCGACGACGGGGAGTACGACGGCGAGTACGAGTAGCTCGGCGTGGAGGACCTGCTGCGGCTCGGGCCCGGCGTGTACGAGCTCTCCGGCGCCGACTTGGACGTCGAGGTGTCCGGCTCCGGGGTGTCCTGCGTCGTACCCGCCGGGGAGGACACGGAGTTCGACGACGGGGTCCCGCCGTTGCCGGGGTCCTTCTTGCCGCCGAGGTTGTCGACGGCGTACGCCACGCCACCCGCGACCGCGAGGATGGCGAGGACCGCGAACAGCCACATCTTCCACTTGCCGCCGCCGGGGCGGTCGTCGTACCCGCCGTTCCCGTTGTACCCGCCCGGCCCGTTGTACCCGCCGTTCCCGCCGTGGCCGTTGCCGCCCCCGCCGGGGTAGGCGGAGCCGTCGTCCGGGTTCAGCGGCGGCACCATCGGCTGCTGGAACTGCGAGGTGTTGGAGTGCGAGCCGTACTGCGGCTGCCCCTGGCCGGGCGTGGCCATCGCCGTGGTCTGCGCCGGGCCGCGGCCGTGCGGCAGCGCCATGGTGACCGGGCCGGTGTTCCAGGTGCCGCTGTTGGGCCCCTGGTCGTGCAGCATCTGCAGGGCGTACTGGACCAGCCCGCGCATCTCCTCGGCACTCTGGAACCGGTCGTCCGGGTCCTTGGCGAGGGAGCGCATGACGAGCCCGTCGAGCTCCTGCGGGATGTGGGCGCCCTCCGGCAGCTGCGACGGCGGGATCGGCGCGTCCTGCACGTGCTGGTAGACCACCGACAGCGGAGTCTCCCCGGTGAACGGGGGACGCAGCGAGAGGAGTTCGTAGAGCAGG harbors:
- a CDS encoding protein kinase domain-containing protein, which codes for MAPEPEGSGAGMAEGPEHWGAGGLVGDGRYRLTHRLGRGGMAEVFAAEDVRLGRTVAVKLLRPDLAEDPVSKARFTREAQSVAGLNHHAVVAVYDSGEDRVGPNVVPYIVMELVEGRTIRDLLISAEAPGPDQALIITSGVLEALAYSHQHGIVHRDIKPANVIITDTGAVKVMDFGIARALHGAQSTMTQTGMVMGTPQYLSPEQALGKAVDHRSDLYATGCLLYELLSLRPPFTGETPLSVVYQHVQDAPIPPSQLPEGAHIPQELDGLVMRSLAKDPDDRFQSAEEMRGLVQYALQMLHDQGPNSGTWNTGPVTMALPHGRGPAQTTAMATPGQGQPQYGSHSNTSQFQQPMVPPLNPDDGSAYPGGGGNGHGGNGGYNGPGGYNGNGGYDDRPGGGKWKMWLFAVLAILAVAGGVAYAVDNLGGKKDPGNGGTPSSNSVSSPAGTTQDTPEPDTSTSKSAPESSYTPGPSRSRSSTPSYSYSPSYSPSSTPTPTPTPTPTPTPTPTPTPSPSKPTSPSPTPSKPDGDGNPADAE